TGGAGGATATCAGCGGCAGCGAGATCGTCGACTCGACCGCGCTGGTCGCGGGTCGAGACCCCAGCCTCTCCCAACGCGCGCTCCACCCCGCGGCTCGAGAAGCGCTCGTCCACCTCGACAATAGGCGTTTTGAACAACGGCTGTAGTTGCTCGATGAAACGTCGGGCCATGCGGGTGCTCTCGGTCTCTGCACCTGCGAGGGAGAGCGGTACGCCGACGACAGCCATCTCCACATTGTACTCAGCAACAATCTGTCGGACATGATCTTGCCAACCGGCGGCGCGAGGAATCACTGCTAGTGGGAAACCAGCTCCGTCGACACTCAGTGCAATCCCGATCCGACGAAGACCAGGATCAAATCCAGCGATCCTCATTGTTGGGAATCAAACCCGTTACGGAGCTCCTCGAGTGCTCGATCCAACTGATCGACCAGACGGCCACCCGAAAGTGCAAGTTCACGCTGAGGACCGACGCGGCCACCGACGGCCTGAGCAAGCGGCGCAAGCACCTCGCTCGCATTGAGCACAGTAGAATCTGCTACCGTCGCCACTAAGGCCACCTTTGCCTCCCGCACGCTCGCCAAGACAACGACCTCGGCATCGGTACGATTGCGCAACTCAAGGGCAACAAAGCGCAACTCCTGCGCGGACAGACCATCAAGTCGTTCAATCAGCACCCGGGAAGGGTGTTGTGCTGCGACGGTGC
The window above is part of the Ferrimicrobium sp. genome. Proteins encoded here:
- the ruvX gene encoding Holliday junction resolvase RuvX; protein product: MRIAGFDPGLRRIGIALSVDGAGFPLAVIPRAAGWQDHVRQIVAEYNVEMAVVGVPLSLAGAETESTRMARRFIEQLQPLFKTPIVEVDERFSSRGVERALGEAGVSTRDQRGRVDDLAAADILQRYLDGSNHA